Genomic window ([Eubacterium] hominis):
CTTGGTTTCTCCTATCTTTTTCAAAAAAGCTTAATGCTGCTTCCACTAAAATAATTACAAATCTTTTTTGCTCATCAGTGCAGTCTTGACATAATTGTATCATTTTATTTGTAAATTGATTCCTATATGAAACAACATTATCACTCAGGACCTCATCAACAGAAACATCTAAAACATTGCAAATTTCTACTAGCGTAGCTAACCCCACTTTCGATTTAGCTGTTTCAATATTACTTATATGTGAAGGCGCAGAATCAGTTAGATTGGCAACCTTCTCTTGAGTATATCCCTTGTTAACTCTCGCAATTTTGATTCTTTTACCAATTGCCTTATAATCTAAATCCAATGCGACACCTCCTTTCTTATATTTTACATTATGCACACTACCATTAACATAACCTATATAAATGATTTCATTCATATATATCATTTTTTATTCATTCTTAAAGTAATAATGATTAAATAATGATAATTTTAGAAACTCAAATATGACACATGGTCAAAATCAACATATAAAATCTTAAATGCAAAAAAAGGAACTATAAACAATGAAAGACAAAAAAAATCAGAATTATCCCTTTTCAAGATTCTTCTGACTTCTAACATATTTTATAAATACTTAAGTTCTATATAAAATGAATATTTAATTAAAATGTAAATTAGATATAATTTCAGTTGAAAGATTACGAATATCTAACAGCACATTTATCATTCATTAAGACCTACTCTTTTGAAGATTCATAGTTACTATTTCTATAAACTCTTCAATTGTTGGTTTTTTATACCCAAACATTTTCATAAATGAGGGATTGTTTGCACTGTAAGCTTTTTCTATTGCTTCCTCCATATATATTCTCACATCTTGCACTGTAATTCCTTCTTCTTCAGCAATTTCTTGTATTACTTTATCATACTTACCATCAAATTTCATAAACTCACCATCCTTTTTATTCATTATAAATTATAGTCTTCTAAAAGACAACGTAATAATTGATATTATCAAATATAATTTAAATGAAATTATTCATAGGTCTTCTTTTTATGAACAAACTATCAACCTGTGTAGTCTTTATAAAGACAACGTAAATAAAGGTGTTTTCAAATATAATTTATAGAACAGGAAGGAGTGGTATTTTTATGATAAGTTATAAACCTTTTTTCGAAACACTTAAGCGCAAGAATATCACTCAATATCAATTGATTAAGGATTATAATATTCGTACAAGTTTATTGGATAAATTACGTAATGATAAAAACATATATGTGAGTACGTTAAATGATCTATGTAATATGCTAGAATGTGATTTATCTGATATTATAGAATATACTCCAGATAAAAATTTAAGTAACCTTGACTAACAACTCTCATTACTTCAATAATGTTAAGTTCCTTTTTCATTAAAAAACTTGATATTTTTTCCTTCACCGCATATAATAAAGATGTACATGAAGGTTGCATAGAAATATGCACAGAAAAGGAAGGTATTGGCGTACCTTCCTTTTTATATGTATTCGTTCAGCATAATATCTATGTTATTTCTTCTTTAACTCTTTGATAATTAGAAGAATAACGATTAACGTTAATGCTTCTGCGTACATTACAAAGGTTACATAGAGATATGCTTACTAAAATACATTCTGCCATTTTAAACCTATCGGTGGTTGAATACTGAGGCATAATACACCTCCACCACTTTCGTGGTGACTGTATTATATCATATAATGCTAAATGATAAAGGAATTATATTCATACATTTGCTGATGTATCTAATAAACCATTTGAGAAACAAAACCATCTTTTGCTACAAATAACGCAGTCAAATTCAATCGTTCTATAACTTCTTCAGATATTGATTTCCAAAAATCATGCTCATCCTTCGTACTTTTGAATATGATAGAGCATTTATAGAAATTTTCATCTATCATATTTATCGATGATAAAAATCTTTCACTAGCTGATTCATTATTGTATTTTGGTATTATCCACAATCCATATGGATCTTTTATTAAATACTTATTATCCAGTTCTTCATATTTGATCTTTTCTTTTCTCATCCAATTTTCAACAGACAAATTTATTTCATTAGTTATCCCATTTGAAGGAACATCAATTTTATTTCTATTCTTTGATCCAACAGGTCTTCCTCTTTTGCGAACAGTATGTAGGCTTTGTCTTTTTGACATATCTAAAATATTGTATTTGATTGTTAGTGCTGCTGATACTCCTGACTTGTTCTCCCTATCATATATAATTTGATCTCCTTCAAGCATACACTGTTTCATTGCAGAGCAACATTGTATTAGCGTTGGTGATCCTTTAGTTCCACACTTTGCATGCAGTTCTCCTGCTTTTAAAATTAAATATGATTCGTTTTTTTCTAACATTTCTTGCTTCTGTCTGTTGATTTCTAAAATATAGTCTTTTACTTTAATTCCCATGATATCCTCCAAGTATCTTACCCAATATAACAGTTATTTGAATATACAATATATATTAAAATTTACATAATAGCAATATCTTATTGTATAAATCCATTCATACTTCACATGTTTTAATGATTTCATGCCTCCTTTTAGATCTCTCTCAATTTAATCTGAACGATTTATTCCTTATTGACAAAATAACTTCATATGTATTCTCATGATTTCTTCTCTGTAAGAATACCTTAGATAATTCATTACAGATATGACACTGTGACAGTATCCATATGACACCATATATCGAGTCTTATCCCACTACCCATAATCAATTTAAAAAATACATATTGCTAGTAAAACCATTATTTTCTCTCTGCCTTGGTATTCGTAGAATATATCCATGTGATACAAGAACATTTAACTGCCTCCTAACGGTCCTTTCTGATAATTTAGAATCATGTGCAATCGTTCTTACCGAAGGAAAACAGCACCACGTTGTCCGATTAGCATACTGCAACAATACTTTATACACATTTACTGCATTTGCTGGAAGATCAGACGAACAGATTTTGCGATAGAAGTACATATAGTCCTTATCCAACTTTTACACTTCCCTTCATGATCTTCTCTTTGATTTTTTCTATATTGGCTTCATCCATACTTGATGGTTTTCCATATGTTCGTCTGATTATATCTTCCAACTGCATCACATTTGCATATTCTACTGTTCTTAATGATCTTTCATCATTCTTATATACCTTATTCAGTTGAATTCCCCACTTACTGAACAGTTTCAGCTTTGTTAAGATAGGGTGCGTTCCAGTTTTCATTAACACGAATGTTCCTTTCGGTAATGCCTTAAGCTCATCAGTTGTTAATAGATTACGCTGGATCATCTGCAAGGATTGAGAAGGATCATTCTTGCCTTTACTGACAGATCCGCTCAATACTGTTTTATAGCCTAGATTTTCACTCATGATCTTTGCTGTTTCACTGTTAGGTGCAAAGCCCCCAAATAAAGTGTCCTGACAATTATCCGTAATAATAGCAGCACCTTCCTTGCCATAGTTTTTCTCTAACTGTGCCAATGACTGAATAATGGCCACTATACTGACACCACGTGATCTACTAGCACTGAACATCATTTCTGCGGACTGTATCTTTGGAATCGTTCCTATCTCATCCAGAAACATAATGACCTTATTTGGTAATCTTCCACCTTGCTCATCTGCAAACGCTAAGATCTCACGATAATATTCCTGAATAAACAAAGAAATCAAAAAATGCTTTGTATTATCCTCTTCTGGCATGACCAGAAATATAGCAGACTTTTCTGAACAGAATTTCTCTATATCGATAGCCGTTTCAAAGCATAGGATCTGTTCAATTTCAGAATCGATGAATGCATTGAGCCTTGAAAGGACTGTTGATAGCACTGACTGCATCGCCTGTTCCCCTGTATTTAATGCCGAGCCTGCAAACCATTTTGCTTTATGGTCTTCTGGCAATAGATCCAGTAATAATTGAAATCGTGTTTTACCCTTTACTGGTGATGGCTGCAATAAATCCTGAACCATCTTAAACACACTAACGATATGCCTTTGATTATGTGGGCAAAGTTCTGCAACGATCAGAATGACAGATGTCAGCAAACCTTCAGCTGAATCATAAAAAAAGCTATTCTGCCCATAACTTGAGGTATCCCCATCTGAGAAGATGATCGTTTTTGCTATGATCTTAGCATACTTCTCTGTTTTTGCCTTAATCGCAATATTTGTCTTATCTTGCTTGTAAAGATCCATATACTTATTTACTAAATGAAGCATATTGTTTCCATCAGATGACATGGGATTTCTTAAATCAATCACAGCGATATGATAGCCATAATAATCTCTGGCTATTGCTCCATAATTTCGATATAAATCTCCCTTTGTATCTGTCGTAATGAAACTAACACCTGAAGCACAAGCATATTCCAAGTTAGGGTATAAAAAATATGCTGTCTTACCTACACCAGCAGCTCCGATCATCATCAGATGGACATCATCAACATCAACATATGCATGTACCCCATGACGAAAATCTCTTGTTCCTACGATCATTCCCTGATACTTTGGAAGATCTTTTCCTTCTCTCCATTTATTAGGTGTGTAGTTGATGCATTTATATGCGCACTGGATTTCTTTTGTTGTTGCAAATCTTGCAGTCCCATGTTGACCATCCCCAACTGTTTTTGATTTGATATGATTCAGATTGTAATTATTTCCAAAATAAACGGCAATTCCTATAATACAAAAAAATAAGCATCCTAATAAAATAAATGTTAATTTAGGTTCCATATGTCCTCCTATATAAAAAAGGAGGCAGACGTTTCTTCATCTGCCTTAGCCTTTCTTCAAATCATTTGCTGATTCATTTCTATTTGATCCATCTCGTTTACATCCACCGGTTCAACATAATCCACAAGAATATTCAATGCTTCTTCATAGCTGCCTGATTTAGTGACTCTCTCAAACATCTCTTCTGCTTCTTTATCCATACCAACTTCCTTGAGAGATTTAGTAGCAATTCCCATAAGATTAAAAATATTGCCATTTGATCCAACTAATGGTGATTGTGGTTTCATCTTTTTACCTACTTGATTATCTTCCTTTATTTCTTTCTGCTGTATTTTATTGAGCTGCTGCTGGCTATCAGTTATCATCATAAACGACTCATTGGCAAGCTTACGATACGCATTCGCAAGTTCAGTTTTTGATCCCTGATTATTCATTACCAGCTTTACAGATTGAAATGCTTTTTTGATTGATTCGATCCTGTTCTTTAAGCTTCCTTTATCCTTATATGAGCGATAGTCATCCTGTAAATAATCATAGACAGCACTGTTTTCATGAAATGCTGTATCTGGATAGAGACATTGATGTTCTAAACGAATTGCACAATCTGTAATGGTCTGAAAATCTTCTTTCAATTTCTTGCAGTCATTCTGACCTTCATGATTTAATCCATAATACATATTGGTGAACGCTTTGGATAAGTCTTTATGCTGGATCATTTGAGATGGTGCAGCAGATTTCTTTAATTCTCTAATCATCTCACTTGCAAGCTGAAACTTAGGATTATCGACACCTTTCTGCGGTGTAAGTCCATGTGCTGCCTTCAGATCTTCATTGAAATCCTTATACTTAGGCACAGCGATGGCAATCATCTGATAACCCAATTCATTTAAATGATCGCTCATCCGCTCTACTCCTTCACTACCTGCTATATCATGGTCAGCACATAGTATTACAGACTGCAGATTTGGGTTTTCTTCCAACATGGTTTCCATTGATTGCATCCCTAAGCCGCAAAGTGCAACATAACTATGCTGCTGCCAGTTGTCTTTATGTAGGGAGATATAAGAAAGCATATCAATCGGAGCCTCAAAAACATATAGACTTTCATCGGTTCCTCTGTAATTGAAACTGTAGCATGGATCGGATCCTTCTACATTACCACGATAGCTTCTTTCTCCTTTTGTATATGTACTTTTCTTATGTGCATGTCTGGCAATTCCTTCTTCATCTGCACCTACAAAAACAGCATTATGATATTTTGAGTCTTCATAGATCAAACCTTGCTGAACAAAGAAATCTACAACTTCCTTATTGATATACCTAGTTTTCAACAAATAGGCATATGCTTTTTTCATATCTGGATTATTGGGCGGTAGTTTAAATGGTTTGACTTCTTTATTCTCTTGATGCTCTTCCTTGATCTGAGATCCTGTATCATTTGCATAAGATAAAAGAAGTTCCATGGCATCTGGATATTTATAGCCATAGAACTCCTCTAAAAATTTAAGTGGATACCCTCCCTCCTGTGTTTTATGTTTAAACCATTTATTGTCCCTAATCGTCACACTGGTATATCTCTGCCATCTAAATTCTCTACCGGATTTAATTAAAGTTTCTCCATTCGCTCTTAAATAATCAACTAAGTTGATACTATTGGCCAGTGCTATCTGCTGATCTGAATATTTTCTATATTCTGCCATATTTATTACCTTTTCCTTTCACATGCTCTATTTTTAAATGTATTTTTTTTGACCGCCTTTGATTTGGCCTTGACCAGACCGAGATTCTTTATTTTGTGTAGATCATATTTCTTATGTTTCATACATTCACTCCTATCTCATATTGATTTCATGATCTTTGGCATTATGTCCCTGTGCTATCTTCTTTTCCTTTATCTTTTTAGCAAGTTTTTTATCCACACCTGCAAGAGGGGACTTGCTGTTATCAGGAACTGTTTTTGTAAAAATCCTTGATATATGATGAAGCAGCCTTGTAGTCATCAATACCAGTGGCTGATGATGATAATCATCCATATGCTCCAACAGATACATGGCATATGTATTTCCTTGGATTGCTGCTTGTTCTAAATAACTTTTCGCCTTCTCCTTATCTTGTTCCACCTCTTTCCCAAACAAAAAAAGTTTGCCTAACATATATTGGGCAAACGAATTATTCTTATCACTGGCCATTTGTAGGTAGCTTATTGCTGCATCTACATTCTTTTCAACATGCTCACCTTTTAAATAGATATTGCCGAGCATTATCTGAGCATATTCATTTCCAAGTGAAGAGGCATTCTGTAGATATGAAATACCTTTATCAGGATCCATATAATTAATATCATTTAAGAAAACTTTAGCCAATGCATACATGGCATAGCTGTTTTTTTGTTCTGCACTGAGTGTCAGATAATGTACTGCCTTTTTCTTATCCTGTTCTACCAGTATCCCTTTTAAATACTCCTTTCCAAGTAAGTATAGTGCCTGTGGATTCTCTGATTCTTCTAGCCATTTGATTGCCTGAGGAATATTGGCATAATCATATTCTTTCAAATAGATCGTTGCAAGAAGATATTTTGCATTCTTATTGTCGAAAGATATTGCTTTTTCCAGATATTTCTTAGCACTTTCTGTATCTTTTTCTACCCCCTTCCCATAATAGTTCATCTCTCCAAGACGATAAAGCAGGTTATCATCTTCGCTATTTTTTAGCATTCCTTCAAACTTACGATAGGCTATCTCATAATTAAGATTCGCCTGTTTCTCATCTTTTGGTACTGCAGTTCCGCGGTCGTAATAAGTTCCTACTTCATAATTGGCGAATGCATTTCCTTTGGTAGCTGATTTATCAAAGTATTCGAATGCTGTTTTATCTGACTGTTCTACATAATAACCTCTTTGATACATCCTGCCTAGACAATACATTGCATATTCACTGTCACTTTGGCTAAAGTGATGATACGCTTTTTCATAATCCTGTTCACAGCCTTTTCCATAGTAATAAAACTTTCCTGTTTTATATTGGAGATAGGACTGTATAAAATCGTTCTTATCTGTACTCAAGATTTCTAACGATCCTTGCAACGCCTCTTTGTATAGATCATAAGATTCAGGATTTTCTTTATTCTCTATTTCTAATACTTTTGCAAGCAATTCATAGCCTAGTATGTTATGTTGATCACACTCTTCTTTAAGGAGGGATTTTGCCTGTTCGATGTCTTGCTGCACATCATCAGAACCATAGAACAGCTTACAAGCCATCTTATAATTTTTGCTCCATTCTAGACGATATCTTGCTGATAGATTTGTTGTAAGATTCTGAGGTATATCATCCACTTTTTCACTTTCAACATCCTCAACCACTATATCTAATTCAGGCACCTGAAGTGAGGGAAGCTGTTCATCATAAGTTACTGCGTTTACATCATAGTTCATTACCTCCTTTAAGATCATATTCTTGATGCTCTTGAATTCTTTCTGTTCAAGCAAGGGGAGTTGTTCTTGTAATGATCCATTGTAGGTTTCAAATACACTTTGCCTATACAAATTCCATTGCTCATAAAGTTTCTGAACATGCTCTTCTTTTTCTAGTTCACGCACGATGTCATTGACAAGCTGCTTAGATTCTTTTGGTATATAGGCAAACATCAGCCTACCTTGATAATCTTTTAATGATTCCTTTAGGGCAAGAAATTTCTCTATGATGATACCATTTTCCAGATGGTCTTTTTGTCC
Coding sequences:
- a CDS encoding helix-turn-helix transcriptional regulator codes for the protein MDLDYKAIGKRIKIARVNKGYTQEKVANLTDSAPSHISNIETAKSKVGLATLVEICNVLDVSVDEVLSDNVVSYRNQFTNKMIQLCQDCTDEQKRFVIILVEAALSFFEKDRRNQEA
- a CDS encoding helix-turn-helix transcriptional regulator, with translation MISYKPFFETLKRKNITQYQLIKDYNIRTSLLDKLRNDKNIYVSTLNDLCNMLECDLSDIIEYTPDKNLSNLD
- a CDS encoding helix-turn-helix domain-containing protein gives rise to the protein MDKDYMYFYRKICSSDLPANAVNVYKVLLQYANRTTWCCFPSVRTIAHDSKLSERTVRRQLNVLVSHGYILRIPRQRENNGFTSNMYFLN
- a CDS encoding type IV secretory system conjugative DNA transfer family protein translates to MEPKLTFILLGCLFFCIIGIAVYFGNNYNLNHIKSKTVGDGQHGTARFATTKEIQCAYKCINYTPNKWREGKDLPKYQGMIVGTRDFRHGVHAYVDVDDVHLMMIGAAGVGKTAYFLYPNLEYACASGVSFITTDTKGDLYRNYGAIARDYYGYHIAVIDLRNPMSSDGNNMLHLVNKYMDLYKQDKTNIAIKAKTEKYAKIIAKTIIFSDGDTSSYGQNSFFYDSAEGLLTSVILIVAELCPHNQRHIVSVFKMVQDLLQPSPVKGKTRFQLLLDLLPEDHKAKWFAGSALNTGEQAMQSVLSTVLSRLNAFIDSEIEQILCFETAIDIEKFCSEKSAIFLVMPEEDNTKHFLISLFIQEYYREILAFADEQGGRLPNKVIMFLDEIGTIPKIQSAEMMFSASRSRGVSIVAIIQSLAQLEKNYGKEGAAIITDNCQDTLFGGFAPNSETAKIMSENLGYKTVLSGSVSKGKNDPSQSLQMIQRNLLTTDELKALPKGTFVLMKTGTHPILTKLKLFSKWGIQLNKVYKNDERSLRTVEYANVMQLEDIIRRTYGKPSSMDEANIEKIKEKIMKGSVKVG
- a CDS encoding toprim domain-containing protein is translated as MAEYRKYSDQQIALANSINLVDYLRANGETLIKSGREFRWQRYTSVTIRDNKWFKHKTQEGGYPLKFLEEFYGYKYPDAMELLLSYANDTGSQIKEEHQENKEVKPFKLPPNNPDMKKAYAYLLKTRYINKEVVDFFVQQGLIYEDSKYHNAVFVGADEEGIARHAHKKSTYTKGERSYRGNVEGSDPCYSFNYRGTDESLYVFEAPIDMLSYISLHKDNWQQHSYVALCGLGMQSMETMLEENPNLQSVILCADHDIAGSEGVERMSDHLNELGYQMIAIAVPKYKDFNEDLKAAHGLTPQKGVDNPKFQLASEMIRELKKSAAPSQMIQHKDLSKAFTNMYYGLNHEGQNDCKKLKEDFQTITDCAIRLEHQCLYPDTAFHENSAVYDYLQDDYRSYKDKGSLKNRIESIKKAFQSVKLVMNNQGSKTELANAYRKLANESFMMITDSQQQLNKIQQKEIKEDNQVGKKMKPQSPLVGSNGNIFNLMGIATKSLKEVGMDKEAEEMFERVTKSGSYEEALNILVDYVEPVDVNEMDQIEMNQQMI